One part of the Athene noctua chromosome Z, bAthNoc1.hap1.1, whole genome shotgun sequence genome encodes these proteins:
- the TLN1 gene encoding talin-1 isoform X2, translating into MVALSLKISIGNVVKTMQFEPSTMVYDACRMIRERVPEAQMGQPNDFGLFLSDEDPKKGIWLEAGKALDYYMLRNGDTMEYKKKQRPLKIRMLDGTVKTVMVDDSKTVTDMLMTICARIGITNYDEYSLVREIMEEKKEEVTGTLKKDKTLLRDEKKMEKLKQKLHTDDELNWLDHGRTLREQGIDDNETLLLRRKFFYSDQNVDSRDPVQLNLLYVQARDDILNGSHPVSFDKACEFAGYQCQIQFGPHNEQKHKPGFLELKDFLPKEYIKQKGERKIFMAHKNCGNMSEIEAKVRYVKLARSLKTYGVSFFLVKEKMKGKNKLVPRLLGITKECVMRVDEKTKEVIQEWSLTNIKRWAASPKSFTLDFGDYQDGYYSVQTTEGEQIAQLIAGYIDIILKKKKSKDHFGLEGDEESTMLEDSVSPKKSTVLQQQFNRVGKVELGSVALPAIMRTGAGGPENFQVGTMPQPQLQITSGQMHRGHMPPLTSAQQALTGTINSSMQAVHAAQATLDDFETLPPLGQDAASKAWRKNKMDESKHEIHSQVDAITAGTASVVNLTAGDPADTDYTAVGCAVTTISSNLTEMSKGVKLLAALMEDEGGNGRQLLQAAKNLASAVSDLLKTAQPASAEPRQNLLQAAGLVGQTSGELLQQIGESDTDPRFQDMLMQLAKAVASAAAALVIKAKNVAQKTEDSALQTQVIAAATQCALSTSQLVACTKVVAPTISSPVCQEQLIEAGKLVAKSAEGCVEASKAATSDDQLLKQVGVAATAVTQALNDLLQHIKQHALGGQPIGRYDQATDTILNVTENIFSSMGDAGEMVRQARILAQATSDLVNAIKADAEGETDLENSRKLLSAAKILADATAKMVEAAKGAAAHPDSEEQQQRLREAAEGLRMATNAAAQNAIKKKLVHKLEHAAKQAAASATQTIAAAQHAASSNKNPAAQQQLVQSCKVVAEQIPMLVQGVRGSQSQPDSPSAQLALIAASQNFLQPGGKMVAAAKATVPTITDQASAMQLSQCAKNLAAALAELRTAAQKAQEACGPLEIDSALGLVQSLERDLQEAKAAARDGKLKPLPGETMEKCAQDLGNSTKAVSSAIAHLLGEVAQGNENYTGIAAREVAQALRSLSQAARGVAASTPDPQAQSAMLECASDVMDKANNLIEEARKAVAKPGDPESQQRLAQVAKAVSQALSRCVNCLPGQRDVDAAIRMVGEASKKLLADSFPPSTKSFQEAQSQLNQAAAGLNQSANELVQASRGTPQDLAKSSGKFGQDFNEFLQAGVEMASQSPNKEDQAQVVSNLKSISMSSSKLLLAAKALSADPAAPNLKNQLAAAARAVTDSINQLITMCTQQAPGQKECDNALRELETVKELLENPTQTVNDMSYFNCLDSVMENSKVLGESMAGISQNAKNSKLPEFGDSISAASKALCGLTEAAAQAAYLVGVSDPNSQAGQQGLVDPTQFARANQAIQMACQNLVDPACTQSQVLSAATIVAKHTSALCNTCRLASSRTANPVAKRQFVQSAKEVANSTANLVKTIKALDGEFNEENRERCRAATAPLIEAVDNLTAFASNPEFATVPAQISPEGRRAMEPIVSSAKTMLESSAGLIQTARSLAVNPKDPPQWSVLAGHSRTVSDSIKKLITNMRDKAPGQRECDEAIEVLNRCMREVDQASLAAISQQLAPREDISQEALHNQMITAVQEISNLIEPVASAARAEASQLGHKVSQMAQYFEPLIMAAIGAASKTPNHQQQMNLLDQTKTLAESALQMLYTAKEAGGNPKQAAHTQEALEEAVQMMKEAVEDLTTTLNEAASAAGVVGGMVDSITQAINQLDEGPMGEPEGTFVDYQTTMVKTAKAIAVTVQEMVTKSTTNPDELGTLANQLTSDYGQLAQEAKPAALTAENEEIGSHIKHRVQELGHGCAALVTKAGALQCSPSDAYTKKELIESARKVSEKVSHVLAALQAGNRGTQACITAASAVSGIIADLDTTIMFATAGTLNRENSETFADHREGILKTAKALVEDTKVLVQNATASQEKLAQAAQSSVSTITRLAEVVKLGAASLGSEDPETQVVLINAVKDVAKALGDLIGATKAAAGKAGDDPAVYQLKNSAKVMVTNVTSLLKTVKAVEDEATKGTRALEATIEHIRQELAVFSSPVPPAKVSTPEDFIRMTKGITMATAKAVAAGNSCRQEDVIATANLSRRAIADMLRACKEAAYHPEVSGDVRQRALRFGKECANGYLELLEHVLVPVSKAALGCLLVSNLSMSLAQACLRAQPSAGVALACVHRDSGVRVCACVLTPTLADGQLLPVRCKSGQR; encoded by the exons ATGGTTGCCCTCTCGCTGAAGATCAGCATTGGCAATGTGGTGAAGACGATGCAGTTTGAGCCTTCCACCATGGTTTACGATGCCTGCCGGATGATCCGTGAGCGGGTGCCTGAGGCTCAGATGGGACAGC CCAACGATTTTGGGCTGTTCCTCTCGGATGAGGACCCAAAGAAAGGAATCTGGCTGGAGGCTGGCAAGGCTCTGGATTACTACATGCTTCGCAATGGG GACACCATGGAGTACAAGAAGAAGCAGCGGCCCCTGAAGATCCGCATGCTGGATGGGACGGTGAAAACGGTGATGGTGGATGACTCCAAAACTGTCACAGACATGCTCATGACAATCTGTGCCCGGATTG gcaTCACCAACTACGATGAGTACTCGCTTGTTCGGGAGATCATggaagagaagaaggaggaggttACAGGCACCCTCAAGAAGGACAAGACTCTGCTGCGAGATGAGAAGAAGATGGAGAAGCTCAAGCAGAAATTGCACACAGATGATGAGT TGAACTGGCTGGACCATGGCCGGACCCTGCGCGAGCAGGGCATTGATGATAACGAGACACTGCTGCTGCGGCGCAAGTTCTTCTACTCCGACCAGAACGTGGACTCGCGAGATCCTGTGCAGCTCAACCTGCTCTACGTGCAG GCTCGCGACGACATCCTGAATGGTTCCCACCCTGTCTCCTTTGACAAAGCCTGCGAGTTTGCCGGCTACCAGTGCCAGATCCAGTTTGGGCCGCACAATGAGCAGAAGCACAAGCCGGGCTTTCTGGA ACTCAAGGATTTCCTGCCCAAGGAGTACATCAAGCAGAAAGGGGAGCGCAAGATCTTCATG GCCCACAAGAACTGCGGGAACATGAGCGAGATCGAGGCCAAAGTTCGCTATGTGAAACTCGCCCGTTCCCTCAAGACCTATGGGGTCTCCTTCTTCTTGGTCAAG GAGAAGATGAAGGGGAAGAACAAGCTGGTGCCACGGCTGCTGGGGATTACCAAGGAGTGCGTGATGCGTGTGGATGAGAAGACCAAGGAAGTGATTCAGGAGTGGAGCCTGACCAACATCAAGCGCTGGGCAGCCTCACCCAAGAGCTTCACCCTG GATTTTGGAGATTACCAGGATGGTTACTACTCAGTGCAGACGACGGAAGGGGAGCAGATCGCCCAGCTGATTGCTGGCTACATTGATATCATCCTCAAAAAG aaaaagagcaaagacCACTTTGGATTGGAGGGGGATGAGGAGTCCACCATGCTGGAAGACTCCGTGTCTCCAAAGAA gTCAACTGTCTTGCAGCAACAATTTAATCGTGTAGGCAAGGTGGAGCTGGGTTCAGTGGCCCTGCCAGCCATCATGCGGACAGGGGCTGGAGGGCCAGAAAACTTCCAGGTTGGCACGATGCCACAGCCTCAGCTGCAGATCACCAGTGGCCAGATGCACCGAGGGCACATGCCTCCTCTG ACGTCAGCCCAGCAAGCCCTGACCGGCACCATCAACTCCAGTATGCAGGCAGTGCACGCAGCCCAGGCCACACTGGATGACTTCGAGACTTTGCCACCCCTTGGGCAGGATGCT GCATCCAAAGCTTGGCGCAAAAACAAGATGGATGAGTCCAAGCATGAGATCCACTCCCAAGTGGATGCTATCACTGCAGGCACAGCCTCAGTGGTCAACCTCACTGCAG GTGATCCAGCAGACACAGACTACACTGCCGTGGGCTGTGCTGTCACCACCATCTCTTCCAACCTGACGGAGATGTCCAAGGGCGTGAAGCTGCTGGCTGCACTGATGGAGGATGAAGGAGGCAACGGACGGCAGCTTCTACAGGCAGCCAAGAACCTGGCGAGCGCCGTCTCTGACCTGCTGAAAACGGCACAGCCTGCCAGCGCTgag CCTCGTCAGAATCTCCTGCAGGCTGCTGGTCTCGTGGGCCAGACTAgtggggagctgctgcagcagatcGGGGAGAGTGACACTGATCCCCGGTTCCAG GACATGCTCATGCAGCTGGCAAAGGCAGTGGCCAGCGCAGCCGCGGCACTGGTAATCAAAGCAAAGAACGTGGCTCAGAAAACTGAGGACTCGGCCCTGCAGACGCAGGTGATCGCTGCTGCCACCCAGTGTGCCCTCTCCACCTCCCAGCTGGTGGCCTGCACCAAG GTAGTGGCTCCCACAATCAGCTCCCCAGTCTGCCAGGAGCAGCTGATCGAGGCCGGCAAGTTGGTGGCCAAGTCGGCGGAGGGCTGTGTGGAGGCCTCTAAGGCAGCCACCAGTGATGACCAGCTCCTGAAGCAGGTGGGGGTGGCAGCCACAGCTGTCACCCAGGCCCTGAATGACCTGCTGCAGCACATCAAGCAGCACGCCTTGGGTGGACAGCCCATTGGACGCTACGACCAGGCCACTGACACCATCCTCAATGTCACTGAGAACATATTCAGCTCCATGGGCGATGCTG GGGAAATGGTTCGTCAGGCTCGTATTCTGGCCCAGGCCACATCTGACCTTGTCAATGCCATCAAAGCCGATGCGGAGGGAGAGACAGACCTGGAGAACTCACGCAAGCTGCTGAGCGCGGCCAAGATCCTGGCTGACGCCACTGCCAAGATGGTGGAGGCTGCAAAG ggaGCCGCAGCCCACCCAGACAGTGAGGAACAGCAGCAGCGGCTGCGCGAGGCAGCAGAGGGGCTCCGCATGGCGACCAACGCTGCAGCCCAGAATGCCATCAAGAAGAAACTTGTGCACAAGCTGGAG CACGCAGCCAAGCAAGCCGCCGCGTCCGCCACCCAGACCATTGCTGCCGCACAGCACGCTGCCTCCTCCAACAAGAAccctgctgcacagcagcagctggtgcAGAGCTGCAAG GTGGTGGCAGAGCAGATCCCGATGCTGGTGCAGGGCGTGCGAGGAAGCCAGTCCCAGCCGGACAGCCCCAGCGCCCAGCTGGCTCTCATTGCTGCCAGCCAGAACTTCCTGCAG CCTGGTGGAAAGATGGTAGCTGCAGCCAAGGCCACTGTCCCCACCATCACGGACCAAGCCTCTGCAATGCAGCTCAGCCAGTGTGCCAAGAACTTGGCCGCAGCTCTGGCTGAGCTCCGCACTGCTGCCCAGAAG GCTCAGGAGGCGTGCGGACCCCTGGAGATAGACTCTGCACTGGGTCTGGtgcagagcctggagagggactTGCAGGAAGCCAAGGCAGCTGCCCGTGATGGCAAGCTCAAGCCTCTGCCGGGAGAGACG ATGGAGAAGTGTGCCCAGGACCTGGGGAACAGCACGAAAGCTGTCAGCTCCGCCATTGCTCACCTCCTGGGAGAGGTGGCCCAGGGCAATGAGAACTACACAG GGATCGCTGCCCGAGAGGTGGCCCAGGCCCTGCGGTCACTCAGCCAGGCCGCCCGCGGCGTGGCAGCTAGCACCCCTGACCCGCAGGCACAGAGTGCCATGCTGGAGTGTGCCAGCGACGTCATGGATAAAGCCAACAACCTCATTGAGGAGGCACGGAAAGCGGTGGCAAAGCCCGGTGATCCAGAGAGCCAGCAGCGCCTGGCCCAG GTCGCCAAGGCAGTGTCGCAGGCCCTGAGCCGCTGCGTTAACTGCCTGCCAGGGCAGCGAGACGTGGATGCTGCCATCCGCATGGTGGGAGAGGCCAGCAAGAAGCTGCTGGCGGATTCG TTCCCTCCCAGCACCAAGAGCTTCCAGGAGGCACAGAGCCAGCTGaaccaggcagctgcagggctcAACCAGTCTGCCAATGAGCTGGTGCAGGCGTCGCGTGGCACCCCTCAAGACCTGGCCAAGTCCTCTGGCAAATTTGGGCAGGACTTCAATGAGTTCCTGCAGGCAGGAGTGGAGATGGCCAGCCAGTCTCCG AATAAGGAAGACCAGGCACAGGTGGTGTCGAACTTGAAGAGCATCTCCATGTCCTCCAGCAAGCTCCTGCTGGCTGCAAAGGCGCTCTCTGCTGACCCTGCGGCCCCCAACCTCAAGAATCAGCTGGCAGCGGCAGCACG GGCTGTGACTGACAGCATTAACCAGCTGATCACCATGTGCACACAGCAGGCACCGGGCCAGAAGGAGTGCGATAACGCCCTGCGGGAGCTGGAG ACAGTGAAGGAGCTGTTGGAGAACCCCACTCAGACTGTCAACGATATGTCCTACTTCAACTGCCTTGACAGTGTTATGGAGAATTCCAAG GTGCTAGGCGAGTCCATGGCTGGCATCTCCCAGAACGCCAAGAACAGCAAACTGCCCGAGTTCGGCGACTCCATCAGTGCCGCCTCCAAAGCTCTCTGTGGCCTCACGGAGGCAGCTGCCCAG GCTGCCTACCTTGTGGGGGTCTCAGACCCCAACAGCCAGGCTGGACAGCAAGGCTTGGTAGACCCCACTCAGTTTGCTAGAGCTAACCAAGCCATCCAGATGGCCTGCCAGAACCTTGTggaccctgcctgcacccagtcTCAG GTGCTGTCAGCAGCCACTATCGTAGCGAAGCACACCTCGGCCCTGTGCAACACGTGCCGCCTGGCCTCCTCCCGCACCGCCAACCCTGTGGCCAAGCGCCAGTTTGTCCAGTCAGCCAAGGAGGTGGCCAACAGCACGGCCAACTTGGTGAAGACCATCAAG GCCCTGGATGGCGAGTTCAATGAGGAGAACCGTGAGCGGTGCCGTGCTGCCACTGCCCCTCTTATAGAGGCTGTGGATAACCTGACGGCCTTCGCCTCCAACCCAGAGTTTGCCACCGTTCCTGCCCAGATCAGCCCAGAG GGGCGCAGAGCCATGGAGCCCATTGTCTCTTCAGCCAAGACCATGCTGGAGAGCTCTGCTGGCCTCATCCAGACCGCCCGCTCTCTGGCCGTCAACCCTAAGGACCCGCCGCAGTGGTCGGTGCTGGCTGGCCACTCTCGCACTGTCTCAGATTCCATCAAGAAGCTGATCACCAACATGAG GGACAAAGCTCCAGGACAGCGGGAGTGTGATGAGGCCATCGAGGTCCTGAACAGATGCATGCGGGAGGTGGACCAGGCTTCCCTTGCTGCCATCAGCCAGCAGCTGGCTCCCCGAGAAGATATCTCCCAGGAG GCTTTGCACAACCAGATGATCACAGCTGTCCAGGAGATCAGCAACCTGATTGAGCCTGTGGCCAGCGCGGCGCGGGCCGAGGCCTCGCAGCTGGGGCATAAG GTGTCCCAGATGGCTCAGTACTTTGAGCCGCTCATTATGGCGGCTATTGGTGCTGCCTCCAAAACGCCCAACCACCAGCAGCAGATGAACCTCCTGGACCAGACCAAAACGCTGGCCGAGTCTGCCTTGCAGATGCTGTACACAGCCAAGGAGGCTGGTGGGAACCCCAAG CAAGCTGCACACACCCAGGAGGCTCTGGAGGAGGCTGTGCAGATGATGAAGGAAGCAGTGGAGGACCTGACTACCACCCTGAATGAGGCAGCCAGTGCTGCAGGTGTTGTGGGTGGTATGGTGGACTCCATCACCCAGGCCATCAACCAG CTGGACGAGGGACCGATGGGTGAGCCAGAGGGGACCTTTGTGGACTACCAGACCACAATGGTGAAGACAGCCAAGGCCATCGCAGTGACTGTGCAGGAGATG GTCACCAAATCCACCACCAACCCGGACGAGCTGGGCACTCTGGCCAACCAGCTCACCAGCGACTACGGGCAGCTGGCACAAGAGGCCAAGCCAGCTGCTCTCACCGCTGAGAACGAGGAG ATTGGGTCCCACATCAAGCACCGGGTGCAGGAGCTGGGTCATGGCTGTGCTGCCCTTGTCACCAAGGCTGGAGCCCTGCAGTGCAGCCCCAGCGATGCCTACACCAAGAAGGAGCTGATAGAGAGTGCACGCAAGGTTTctgagaag GTTTCTCACGTGCTGGCAGCCCTGCAGGCTGGGAACCGTGGGACGCAGGCCTGCATCACAGCAGCCAGTGCTGTCTCCGGCATCATTGCTGACCTCGACACCACCATCATGTTTGCCACAGCAGGAACCCTCAACCGGGAGAACTCGGAGACCTTTGCTGACCACAG GGAGGGCATCTTGAAGACAGCCAAGGCGCTGGTGGAGGACACCAAGGTGCTGGTGCAGAATGCCACGGCCAGCCAGGAGAagctagcccaggctgcccagtccTCCGTGTCCACCATCACCCGCCTGGCAGAGGTGGTGAAACTGGGTGCCGCCAGCCTGGGATCTGAAGACCCAGAGACTCAG GTAGTCCTGATCAATGCTGTGAAGGATGTGGCCAAGGCACTTGGAGACCTGATCGGTGCCACCAAGGCAGCTGCTGGCAAAGCTGGAGATGACCCTGCTGTCTACCAGCTGAAGAACTCTGCCAAG GTGATGGTGACAAATGTCACTTCCTTGCTGAAGACAGTGAAGGCTGTTGAGGACGAGGCCACGAAGGGGACGCGGGCACTGGAGGCCACAATAGAGCACATACGCCAGGAGCTGGCA GTCTTCTCCTCCCCTGTGCCTCCTGCCAAGGTCTCCACCCCGGAGGACTTCATCCGTATGACAAAAGGCATCACGATGGCCACAGCCAAAGCGGTGGCTGCTGGCAACTCCTGTCGGCAGGAGGATGTCATTGCCACAGCCAACCTGAGCCGCCGTGCCATTGCGGATATGCTGCGCGCCTGCAAG GAAGCTGCCTACCACCCAGAGGTGAGCGGGGATGTGCGGCAGCGGGCACTGCGCTTCGGCAAGGAGTGTGCCAATGGCtacctggagctgctggagcatgTGCTGGTG CCGGTGAGTAAGGCAGCATTGGGGTGCCTGCTGGTGTCTAACCTCAGCATGAGCCTTGCTCAGGCTTGTCTGCGTGCCCAGCCCAGTGCTGGGGTGGCACTTGCGTGTGTCCACAGGGACTCCGGGGtccgtgtgtgtgcgtgtgtactCACACCCACTCTAGCTGatgggcagctgctgcctgtgcgGTGCAAGTCGGGCCAGCGGTGA